A single genomic interval of Halobacillus halophilus DSM 2266 harbors:
- a CDS encoding alpha/beta hydrolase, with product MKKFLKISLIVGISSGVIYLGIGYGLSLFSTVEKPSGQEESIAFDKLRNNEQNLSVPSLEGYQTRDGTDQYYRYYESEADKVVILVHGSGYHSKYLASLANYLSGEGVATVYTPDLRGHGPNTENRGDIDYIGQIEEDLNDLISLVVDRHPDSSIIVGGHSSCGGAVIRMAGGSSHHEAVDDYLLLAPYIHHEAPTNAEDSNWANENLQRMIGLSMLNQIGITHLNHLDAISFNMPNDVRDNTETLAYSYRLQISMHPRDEYEQDIEFMDNRVFVLIGREDQTFQANQYEEVFHNNENAKIRMMEDATHFGVVLDEKAHRVIAEWLEL from the coding sequence ATGAAGAAATTCCTTAAAATTTCACTCATTGTAGGCATCAGTTCAGGAGTAATCTACTTGGGAATTGGTTATGGGCTCTCACTATTTAGTACAGTGGAAAAACCATCCGGGCAAGAGGAGAGCATCGCATTTGATAAGCTGAGAAATAATGAACAGAATTTGTCAGTGCCATCGCTTGAGGGTTATCAAACTCGGGATGGGACGGATCAGTATTATCGATATTACGAATCTGAAGCGGATAAAGTCGTTATTCTTGTTCATGGATCAGGCTACCATAGTAAATATTTAGCGTCATTAGCTAACTATTTGTCTGGTGAGGGTGTGGCAACGGTATATACGCCCGATTTACGAGGCCATGGTCCCAATACCGAAAACCGTGGAGATATCGATTATATCGGTCAGATTGAAGAAGATTTAAATGATCTTATTTCATTAGTGGTGGATCGTCATCCCGATTCATCTATTATAGTAGGCGGCCATTCAAGTTGTGGCGGGGCGGTTATTCGCATGGCAGGAGGTTCATCCCACCATGAAGCCGTAGATGACTACCTGTTACTTGCTCCTTATATTCATCATGAGGCTCCGACTAACGCAGAAGATAGTAATTGGGCGAATGAGAACCTCCAGCGAATGATAGGATTGTCCATGTTAAACCAAATTGGGATTACTCACTTGAACCATTTGGATGCTATCTCGTTCAATATGCCGAATGATGTTCGAGATAATACTGAAACATTAGCGTATAGTTATAGGCTGCAAATATCCATGCATCCACGAGATGAGTATGAACAGGATATTGAGTTCATGGATAACCGCGTGTTCGTACTAATAGGCAGGGAAGATCAAACGTTTCAAGCCAATCAGTATGAAGAGGTATTTCACAACAATGAGAATGCAAAAATAAGGATGATGGAGGATGCGACTCATTTCGGTGTTGTATTAGATGAAAAAGCGCATCGTGTTATTGCCGAGTGGTTGGAACTATAA
- a CDS encoding BA3454 family stress response protein, with protein sequence MYKYIINVTVKGKIYQTNVIANKNNSEKEVYQIAKEQVLKQWPH encoded by the coding sequence ATGTACAAGTATATAATCAACGTAACAGTCAAGGGGAAAATTTATCAAACCAATGTAATAGCCAACAAAAACAATTCAGAAAAAGAAGTGTATCAAATTGCAAAAGAACAAGTTTTGAAACAATGGCCACATTAA